A stretch of the Lolium perenne isolate Kyuss_39 chromosome 3, Kyuss_2.0, whole genome shotgun sequence genome encodes the following:
- the LOC127338972 gene encoding probable carbohydrate esterase At4g34215, protein MFPLQALLLCLAASATPRHASAADVPPSNKLIFILAGQSNMAGRGGVTGTHWDDIVPSPDCSPSPSVLRLSPSLRWEQAREPLHQGIDGNRTCGVGPGMAFANAVLRSSSSSVVIGLVPCAAGGTRIAEWAKGSELYTAMLRRARAAVETGGRIGAVLWYQGESDTVRLADANAYGQRVGSLVRDLRADLAMPDLLVIQVGLASGLGEYTQVVREAQKGFALPNVRFVDAMRLPLQDDHLHLTTQAQVQLGHMLAQSYLDHGATKPLGVLGHAHCRTLTTWWLQIMLACCFIFL, encoded by the exons ATGTTTCCTCTCCAGGCTCTCCTCCTCTGCCTTGCCGCCTCCGCTACGCCGCGCCACGCGTCGGCCGCCGACGTGCCGCCCTCCAACAAGCTCATCTTCATCCTGGCGGGACAGTCCAACATGGCGGGCCGGGGCGGCGTGACGGGCACGCACTGGGACGACATCGTCCCGTCCCCAGACTGCTCGCCATCCCCCTCCGTCCTCCGCCTGTCCCCCTCGCTCCGGTGGGAGCAAGCGCGGGAGCCGCTTCACCAGGGCATCGACGGCAACCGCACCTGCGGTGTCGGCCCCGGGATGGCTTTCGCCAACGCCGTGCTCCGCTCCAGTTCTAGCTCCGTCGTCATCGGCCTCGTGCCCTGCGCTGCCGGCGGGACGCGGATCGCGGAGTGGGCCAAGGGGTCGGAGCTGTACACGGCGATGCTGCGGCGGGCCCGGGCGGCCGTGGAGACCGGCGGCCGGATCGGGGCCGTGCTGTGGTACCAGGGGGAGAGCGACACGGTCAGGCTGGCGGACGCGAATGCGTATGGGCAACGGGTGGGCTCGCTCGTTCGCGACCTCCGCGCTGACCTCGCCATGCCGGACCTCCTCGTCATCCAGGTTGGACTCGCGTCAGGGCTTGGGGAGTACACCCAAGTCGTGAGGGAGGCTCAGAAAGGATTCGCGCTTCCGAACGTGAGGTTCGTCGACGCCATGAGGTTGCCGCTCCAGGACGACCACCTGCATCTCACCACCCAAGCTCAGGTCCAGCTCGGGCATATGCTGGCTCAGTCCTATTTGGATCATGGTGCTACCAAGCCCTTAG GGGTGCTAGGGCATGCACATTGTCGAACACTAACAACATGGTGGCTGCAGATCATGCTGGCTTGTTGCTTCATTTTCCTTTGA
- the LOC127346049 gene encoding uncharacterized protein has protein sequence MGVELFRLNSVAEASPAPPAPPAAAVQLAAAALAHRRSDPSNRGRMARARARPPPGPATATQRPRSRDAPATAVLAPAPSSSCDEAAESTLLPAAASSAPAEQALQPRCCPSAASSVEFVLVSPMPELAALQPTTKLASSSTALTAPVAASLEDNTRLTRKICSAPEPLLAGMASPLPRLRHRSVMAAAPPTGPRPPSGLLCDPAVLVEGLGSLSLSPVASGDPASDALLAPSLLCAASLGSDVADDDEELAQRSPLVSTKSIVSSSVCVIADVLHDEEALAVPCERLSDVVVDALGEEEDGVQVGRGGRPGREPSSLHRKEGLERSLAFKRWARGRCFRCHERDHQVSACRAPFMCIRCRQPGHRERFCRARFPAARSCSPDTRTRSPDAHAPCQRSHSPSAQPRRTSESQSWAEVVCSSSSPATSPPVPPPRCCEEFNVNANLDSRFQCQFALLRMELAQLVADRVEEASRPLREEVTSLKLLLARVGNCLEPTEACSSGGQELATMQDSVPLDSAMQKSFVVDEEHLYSSFSPCGSPCQSPQLVVPAPSMSKGIDGILDPMLQITPELHELCEDSSVVLPLVLGSLKALAVAMTPSPPQSEPCQSLASLDCGGVLAASSDALFAKELCGLLASLEAASPGYGKDIDCILAGKASENMIRKVEKSLKKVSIRGKRRKRAIARKASAAD, from the coding sequence ATGGGCGTCGAGCTGTTCCGGCTCAACTCCGTGGCCGAGGCCTCTCcggctcctcctgctcctccggccgccgccgtCCAGCTTGCCGCGGCCGCGCTCGCCCACCGCAGGTCTGACCCGTCCAATCGAGGCCGGATGGCTAGGGCTCGCGCCCGCCCACCCCCTGGGCCGGCGACAGCGACCCAGCGCCCGAGATCTCGTGATGCGCCGGCGACGGCCGTGCTGGCCCCAGCTCCCAGCTCCAGCTGCGATGAAGCTGCAGAGTCAACGCTTCTTCCCGCAGCAGCGTCATCAGCTCCTGCAGAGCAAGCTTTGCAGCCGCGTTGTTGTCCCTCAGCTGCTTCGTCGGTGGAGTTTGTCCTCGTCTCGCCCATGCCCGAGTTGGCGGCGCTTCAGCCTACGACCAAGCTGGCCTCAAGTTCGACAGCGCTAACCGCCCCCGTTGCTGCTTCGCTTGAAGACAACACCAGACTGACGAGGAAAATTTGCTCCGCCCCGGAGCCGCTCCTCGCTGGCATGGCCTCGCCTCTTCCTCGCCTCCGCCATAGGTCCGTGATGGCGGCCGCTCCTCCAACTGGTCCTCGCCCTCCCAGCGGGCTGCTATGCGACCCTGCCGTGTTGGTCGAGGGGCTTGGGTCCTTATCGCTGTCGCCGGTTGCCTCGGGTGACCCTGCCAGTGATGCGCTGCTGGCCCCAAGCTTGCTTTGCGCTGCTTCTTTGGGCTCCGACGTGGCTGACGATGATGAAGAGTTGGCTCAGCGGTCGCCGTTGGTTTCCACCAAAAGCATTGTTTCTAGCTCGGTTTGTGTCATCGCTGATgtgctccatgatgaggaggcgcTAGCAGTGCCCTGCGAACGCCTCTCTGATGTTGTTGTTGATGCTCTTGGTGAGGAGGAGGATGGGGTACAGGTTGGTCGGGGTGGCCGCCCCGGCCGTGAGCCATCGTCTTTGCATCGGAAGGAAGGTCTCGAGCGTAGTCTCGCCTTCAAGCGTTGGGCTCGTGGGAGATGCTTTCGGTGTCACGAGCGTGACCACCAGGTTAGCGCATGCCGTGCGCCCTTCATGTGCATCCGTTGTCGTCAACCTGGTCATCGGGAGCGATTCTGCCGTGCGCGCTTTCCAGCCGCTCGTTCTTGCTCTCCGGACACTCGTACTCGTTCTCCGGACGCACATGCTCCTTGCCAGAGGAGCCACTCTCCGTCCGCTCAGCCTCGTCGTACCTCAGAGTCTCAGAGTTGGGCTGAGGTCGTGTGCAGCTCGTCCTCGCCTGCAACATCACCGCCAGTGCCCCCTCCAAGGTGTTGTGAGGAGTTCAATGTCAACGCCAATTTGGACTCGCGCTTTCAGTGCCAGTTTGCTTTGCTGCGCATGGAGCTCGCTCAGTTGGTTGCTGATCGTGTCGAGGAGGCGTCTCGCCCCCTTCGTGAAGAGGTGACAAGTCTCAAGTTGTTGTTGGCACGCGTTGGTAATTGTTTGGAGCCGACTGAGGCATGTTCTTCTGGTGGGCAGGAGCTTGCCACCATGCAGGATTCGGTACCGCTGGACTCCGCTATGCAGAAGTCATTTGTGGTTGATGAAGAACATCTCTACAGTAGTTTCTCTCCGTGTGGCAGCCCCTGTCAGTCACCACAGCTTGTTGTGCCGGCTCCCTCTATGAGCAAGGGCATTGATGGGATCTTGGATCCGATGTTGCAGATCACGCCAGAGCTACATGAGTTGTGTGAGGATTCTTCTGTGGTGCTTCCGTTGGTGTTGGGCTCTTTGAAGGCCTTGGCGGTGGCTATGACGCCCTCGCCACCGCAGTCGGAGCCTTGCCAGTCCCTCGCCTCTTTGGACTGTGGAGGAGTGTTGGCTGCTAGCTCTGATGCTCTTTTTGCTAAAGAGCTTTGCGGTTTACTCGCTAGTTTAGAAGCGGCCAGCCCTGGATATGGCAAGGATATTGACTGCATCTTGGCGGGGAAGGCTTCGGAGAACATGATCAGGAAGGTGGAGAAGTCTCTCAAGAAAGTATCTATTAGGGGCAAAAGAAGGAAAAGAGCCATAGCAAGAAAAGCTTCGGCAGCTGATTGA